GAATAACTTCCATAGCGAGGCCCTTGATCTTCGCCTCCCTTTGGCTGGGCCTTGTTAACAGAGATGACTCTATCTCCAAGTTCTCTACCATGCATATCCCGAATCGCATCCTCCATTGCCCTGCGGTCTGCAAAGGTCAAGAAGCCAAATCCCCGAGGACGGCCTGTATCTCTTTCAAGCACAACCTACAAAAAGCTTGTGTGTGagaattaactaactaaataacaGCTAATGCAAAAGGTTGAGCAAATAATTGCATAGATCTGATTGGCATACACGTAGTAAAAGATGAAAGGTATAGTCATGTAACTGCATGGAGTCAGCTTCAAAACTGAGTCTGAGAAAGGAGTGAATATTTGTGATCGAGTTGATCACAAATTTCTCCTAGGATGCGTTATGtaaatcaattacataattTCCTTCAAAAAAGTTAATGTAGGGTTTTCAACTTGCCTATTTAGTTGTATAAATGCCTAAAGCCATTAAGATAAATTAGAGCAGGGCTAGCTCATAATTCATGTAAGTATCGTGTTTATAGTGTAAGAAGATCTTACATGAGTAGAAGAATCAGCACAACTGTAGGTACCATCATCTGATATTAGTTTTCATTCTGACCTCTCAAATTCCAAAATCAAACACCAGTAACAGAAAATCATGCAACCAAACAACGATAGGAAACTGAATCAGAATGCAACAATCAGAAGGCTGCTCGATATCTGTGTACTACTGAAAAGACCTCAGTCTATGGCTTAAGTTGTTGCATTAAAAGCTTGAACTTGTCATGTAGGATCTCCATCATTTGTCTACATATCTGAGAGGTACGGACACATCCCAGAACAATGAATCCAAGGCATCAAGGAGTGGTATACACAGGTTCACTAAACTAATGTTCGGTTGGGATGCTAATTCAGTTTCTAGTAATCATATTACAGCTAAAGATCTAAGTTGCAAACTAGAGAGAACTCTTTTTGGGAGTTCACTTCAATACCTATTTTTATATCAGACAGGCTGGGTTACTAGTTACAGAAAAGATACTGAAATGAGGTATAATCAGCAAGAAAAAGATCCCAAATTGTCTGTAAACTTTCCTCAAGGATAACTTTTCCCACAATCTTCGTCACGACATCTGCCTAAGAAATGAACATAGATTCTAACTTCTGcgaaaaacaaaaaaggaaGGGCAACCAAAACGTAGGCTCTCATGCAGGACTAGTTTCTTCCAGACCACACAATACAACCACTCTGCACAacatcaaaagtatcatttgtAGAGTCGCATACAATACCCATAAGCAAATGTTATCCTGCAGCATGAGCCAGGGCAACTTTCGAGATTCTTCGTCCTTGTTCACCCCCTCAGACAACTTATCACCTGACATGTTGACCAAATATGGACACTGCCCCATACAACTTAACACAGCTGAACTTCGTTCATTCTTGTTTCAGACAAAGCTAATTCCTCTAAATGGTACTGTCTTtccatttaaaatatttaattatcagAATTTTCAGTTTAAACAGTTCTGACATCGGGTTCAGATATACAAAGCAAATACTAGTTGAGGCATGGTCAATCATGGAAATGAAACAGAAAAACAAAAGACTTCCCAACAGGCAATACAAATTTTCCCAGCTGGCCAGCTCTGAGAAAACATTTCATGAATGCTTGGGCCACAAATCTGTTATCTGAACATTCTGGAAGCTGATAGAGATAAAAATTTTCTTGGAAATAAAGAACAAATCGAAGTTGAGCATTCTTTCTCTGCGTTCTCTACAAGACATTAACCACCAGCAACCCTTGCAGCTACATTTTTTACTGACAGCTCCAGATACTGATGGGCCACCCTAAAAAAGCTCAGGCATGTTTCTTTCTACTTAATTCTTTTTTTGGGTGTATCATTATGTGAGAATACGCTTACAAAGTAACATCCTTTCTTAAACAGCAGATGACTCATACGCTGTCGTCATATGGAATGATTTAACTTCTGCTCCTATAGTATGGAAAGTGCGCCAAGGTGAAAACAACTGAGTTTAAGCGAGGAGAAGTGAAATCTTCAAGAAGTGTTCCCAAAATATGGAGCTAGCCAGTTGCTTCCCTACTCAAACCCCTTAACGATGAAACTTAAACAAGTGTCCACAGAACAAATATTCACAAATGCCACTTCGTAAGCAAAATCCAACCCATATTGCATCTTACGCTTCATGAGTATAATCTATAACTTTCTTCAAAGCAAACATGATTTAAAAACAGCCAGATCATAACAAAGGGAGCAGCAAAATTCACTGAGCAGAAGATTAAGACCTCCCAACTAAAACTGTTAGCCAATGCCCATATCTGATTCTAGAAAAAAAGGTTAGCCGATTGCAACGCCAGAAACACAACATAATCTGTGCTTCAGCAGTGCTGGAAATCCAACGGACCCAAAGTCCTCCCAATTCCATACAAAAAGAATTTCCAAAGTTgtaagaaaaacaaacaaaacagtATGAGATTAGCAGCCAGGATATAAAAAAGTAATgcaatcagaaaaaaaaatttagtaaTCAGATTTTATCTGCTTTAACCACAAAGTTCAATAGTTTAATCTGTCTCATACAGGAAGAGTTCCGGAAAATCATAAAAAACGTGAAGAGAATAGGCATAGTATCTCCAACTAATTCattacaaacaaaaaaggaacaGTTCGTAACAAAAAATTTAACATTTTTATCCATAAAAtccattttcacaatattaaaaggAACCTAATTCCATGCGTCTCTGGAAAGCTAAGCATCATCATATTTGTACAGGGGAAATTCATGAAATTCAAATGCATAAGTGTTATTTCAAAGGAAATCAAGCAACAAACACACATATACCTTCGATTATCCCCCCAAACAAAAGGCACTCCAAAATTGAACTCAAACACGCAGATAAATTATGCGCAATCACGCCAAAACAGCTATAAGATCAACCATACGTGAAAAAAAATCGCACAACAGAACAATTCAAGGAAAATGAAACCTGGCAGCTGACAATCTTCCCAAAACGGGTAAAAGCGCTTTCGAGCTGCCGCTCAGTGACATCCCACGATAAACCTCCTACAAATATACGGTGATCCTGGTCCTTGTCCCCCATCTCGACGAAATCTCAGAAAAAAACCCTGAATTCAACGCGATAAAAAGCTCAATTGCATAAAATGACCAAACAAAATTCGTAAAACATAGAGTAATTGAAACATATGCGGAGAGAAAAGGTAGAAATTTACAGAAAGCGGTGGAAAATTAGGGTTGCCAGAAATTGCGAACCTAATTCGAAAAGGTTGAATTTTGAGAGCTGAGAGTATATGCTTATCTTTTATATGGTGTTTGGTTTAGCTATCAAACCCTAGAGTAACaaatacatttatttatattttggaaatttaattttaatttaaaaaattagacAAGTAATTTATCCAATGTGATTTTTCAGTATAGTTGGATGATTTTGTAATAATCTAGTATCCTTTTGCCTTTATCACCACCAAAAAATTGTTACTTAATTTGTAtacaataattatattatttttatatttatagttGACCATGCATAAAAAGTTATAATTTCTCTATACAAtgattttgatttcaatttcaatttccacCAACGATGCATCAATTACTTTTACTTTTTGTCTCGTttatactttaccaattttacattcaATTCGCATCGTCTGTTACTGTGAGACTATTGGTAATATACATAGaaatttttttaagtatttaaaAGCACTATAAAAAATGTGTTAGGATATTGAACATGTCAAAACACATCAAAGGATCGAGTTTCATATCGCACAACGGGTCGTAGCAACAAATTTTGTGGGTTTCCACTACTTAACGTCAAGTTGTATAAGACGATAAAACACAGTTTAATTAGTATTAACGCTTATCCTCCAACCAATAAGTCGAACGTTTGAGTCAACACAACGATGAGTAACGAAGAACAACGCAAGAGATTTCATTTAAATCGCATTTTGTACAATAAACTTTGCCACAATGAATGGACATTTTACACTTGCGAGttagaaatggaaaaaaagaaaagaaaaaaaagaagaaaataaatacacataatgtacacaaCTTTACAAAAGCTGAAGTATCTCTGCGCTGCTTCTTCATTTCTTTGCCTCATCAATTCATTCTGGCAGAAATGGCAGCCTAGCAACGCCCGTCCCTCCTTCACGGGCCGAAACCGAGCCGGGTTGGCCGACTCTCACCTTCACGAAACTCGAAGCTTTCTTGCTTAGCTTGTGGGGAAGGATCTGCAGCCTCGGGTTAGATTCGGTTCCTGAGTTTTCCACAGCTAGTTGATAGCTTTTCACTAGCTCGAGCTGCCGGGCGACGATGTCAGACCGCCTCGGGAGAAGCTCGACCGGCTCACCGCCTGGTATCACTATGTACTCGATAGCAAGTCGGACTTCCTACAAGAGAGGATGAAAATAGGATATTGTTGCATTAGCAGTCGCTAAAGGGCTCGTCGCTATGGACGATAAGAGTGGTATTATATACATATGACATCAAAGCGACGTCGTTTACTTATGTttaaacgacgtcgttttgatGATGTGGAATATCTTAAATCTCCACATAACTAAATATATCAATCGAAACGCTACACGTAAAATCCGACAGCCAGAATCACTAACGAGCTATAATTGTCACTAAATCaccaatttttttctttaaaagaggATCGATAATGATATCACATTTACCCGTAGTGACTCGAACGTCCAACCTATATTTGGTTGACTGGCAACTTACGAACTAAGTTGCACTTCATCGTCCTCTCACTAAAtcactatttttatttaaaatttttatgctATTAATTTTTGATAACaaagtaaaagaaaacatcacgcACCTCCAATGCATCAATCTCCTCCAACGACGGCCTCCTCTTTGGTGCGTCATGTTCAACCTCGATATCGGAAGAAGTCGAGCCGGACTGCTTCCGCGTGAAAGTAAACGAATCCATTTCAAGAATCATCCGTATGGCCTTCACCATCTGTGCCATCGTGGTAGACTGAAACGAAACCAAAGATGAGCCATCATCtctcaacatcaaaaccaaCGATTTCTGCTGTGGTGTAAAGAAGCAGCTTTCGGCATACCTTGATGACGAATACGGGCAGCTGATGAAACTTCGCCACCCCTCGGATCCAAGGGTTCCGTTTCATTTCGATACTCGAAGCCAGAAACGCATCCGCAGAACCAATATCATCCGTTACGTCTAGCTTTGCCTCGAGTCCCATCACAGCTGCTACTTGTAACAAATCAGCTTCTTGGATCTGAACCAAAGGCAGACACAAATGGTTATTTCAATTGAAACCATTGACGAGAAAGAACGGACAATGGAGGCCGATTGGCACCTCGTAAGTATAAACGGACAACGGGTAGCTCTTCCTGTCCGGAGATGCGTTAGCACGCACTTTCTTGGGCTTAAGAGAATAATCTTCATCTTCCAAGTCAGAAACTATGTTAGTATGTTCCTTTTTGTCGGTTTTTGTTAGCCTAACGTTTCGATCATGGTGTTCTTCAGCAGGTTCGCTCGATTTCAGTGGAATAGTAGTTTCGTCGTCTACTCCATGGACTTCAATAACCTTAGATTTCCGATGTGTTATCACCTTTGCATCTCCGATATGGTCGTCTTCAGCAGGTTGGATTGGTGTTGTGGAAATCTTTTCTTCGGGATCTACGCGCCTGACCTCAAACAACGGAGATTTACCTGAAAAAACGTGGCACTCACAGTTAATCACCGAGACAACAGACAAACTCAGTAAAGTTAACGAAGCTCACTTGACAGATTCGAATACCTGCCAGTATAGCATCCACGGTTGCATCTAATCTGTGATGGACTCGACACTCAGTTTTCGATATAATCTCAACCGCACATGTGAATGCCGGAGGGCCTTTCCTCTCGAGAATAGTTTTCTGCACTTTCCTCTTACGCGCTTCTTCGTCACCAAGAGTTACACTCTGTTTGAACAAAGTTGAATTCAACTCACATTTGATGAGCAAACTGATGCCTCGGATCATGCCACAAACATCTCGTAAATCAACACTACAACGAGGCAAGGAAACATGTCTGTACCTCTATTCCACCAACAAGAGTCTGCAACGAGGGATTCTTGATGATACTCTCGATAGTAATCCCGTGAGCTGTGCCAACGAGCTGAACCCCTCGTTGGGCTATTGTGCTTGCAGCCAATGCTTCGAGCTCTGTCCCAATCTCATCTATTATAATGGTCTGCGGCATGTGATTCTCAACTGCTTCAATCATCACCTAATCACATTCGAGCACAAAGTCGATCTTCAGAGACTAGAATACGAAATCACATCAACTCGATAAACACTACAGTCAGCACTACTCACATCATGCTGCAAATGAACGTTCGGGACTTGCATTCGCCTAGCACGACCAATACCAGAATGAGGAACGTCCCCGTCACCACCTATTTCATTTGACGTGTCAACAATCACAACACGTTTCTTCTGGTCATCTGCAAGAATCCTAGCAGTTTCTCTGAGAAAGcaaattcatcatcatcatcatatatTCCCGGATAAGCAAGATCAACGAATGCAAAAacgtattaaaaatgaattctTGGCTGGTCAACATAATATATACCTGATCAAGGTTGTTTTCCCGACTCCGGGAGGCCCTATGACCAGTATGGATCCCCCACTTTCAATCAAATCGCGTATAATTTCAGCACTGCCGGAAACTGCTCGGCCCACCCGGCACGTGAGCCCTATGATTTGCATTTTGCGGTTTCGAATGGCGCTTATACGATGAAGAGAGTTATTGATCCCGGAACGGTTGTCATCGGAGAAGTCACCTACCTAAGCACCATCAACTAACTTCACACAATTTCCTAAATCCCCAATTATCTACAGTTCTACAAACAAAAGCCATTGAAACAAGCCCTAATTCACAAGCATTTTTGTCATAGATACATTCATATCAACTCATCATTATAAAGCAGTTATCAGAAATGCTAAATAAATCATCATCATTCAATCACTCAATCATTCATCTTCTAACTG
This genomic interval from Salvia splendens isolate huo1 chromosome 13, SspV2, whole genome shotgun sequence contains the following:
- the LOC121763077 gene encoding protein SEEDLING PLASTID DEVELOPMENT 1-like; the encoded protein is MIALNSHFVLIDLHTSWCSAQQIPNSTFAYLQKSSGCNSFSAAIRRTRGGRGRISSSRAPSPDVRSPEIRRPTALGNGLSSASSNASSSGRGGDEVVSDMDLFLEIVPLRMRGELIRDERIGELIEVVMDLGRKPLARFPSGDSVISEEPVKPEDLLHAISKVGDFSDDNRSGINNSLHRISAIRNRKMQIIGLTCRVGRAVSGSAEIIRDLIESGGSILVIGPPGVGKTTLIRETARILADDQKKRVVIVDTSNEIGGDGDVPHSGIGRARRMQVPNVHLQHDVMIEAVENHMPQTIIIDEIGTELEALAASTIAQRGVQLVGTAHGITIESIIKNPSLQTLVGGIESVTLGDEEARKRKVQKTILERKGPPAFTCAVEIISKTECRVHHRLDATVDAILAGKSPLFEVRRVDPEEKISTTPIQPAEDDHIGDAKVITHRKSKVIEVHGVDDETTIPLKSSEPAEEHHDRNVRLTKTDKKEHTNIVSDLEDEDYSLKPKKVRANASPDRKSYPLSVYTYEIQEADLLQVAAVMGLEAKLDVTDDIGSADAFLASSIEMKRNPWIRGVAKFHQLPVFVIKSTTMAQMVKAIRMILEMDSFTFTRKQSGSTSSDIEVEHDAPKRRPSLEEIDALEEVRLAIEYIVIPGGEPVELLPRRSDIVARQLELVKSYQLAVENSGTESNPRLQILPHKLSKKASSFVKVRVGQPGSVSAREGGTGVARLPFLPE